One Ictalurus furcatus strain D&B chromosome 7, Billie_1.0, whole genome shotgun sequence genomic window, CCAGTCAAATGAAATGTTCATATCATGGGCATCAACTCTTCACTTAAGTCTGTAGACCTTCTAAAACAATGCTCTTGTGTATGACAAACAAGAAAAATCTGAGTTCCAAAGCCAACATCTTCAGGTAGTACTGAAGACACTTATCAAGGTTATCAGGATTGGCTTTGTAAAAATAGATGCTGCACTGGTGACCACTGGTACTGGTGACCTACTCTATTAGCAAGCCTTTGAGTTAACTATAACTTAATCTGTGGCCATTATTAAGGATATCTTGTCTGTTGTTTGTTGAAGCACTGTATACCTGCATATATTTActtcaataaacaaataaagaaagaaaatagaagTACTCACCTCTCCACAATGGGGTAACATGCTATCTGCCTGCATCCCTCTCTGCATGCGTTGTTGAAGCAGATGTACATGCCCTGGGGCCGACGTAGGTGCCATGGACTGCATGCTGCCGTTGTGGAATCCACCCAAGGGAATGGTCCCCATTTTGGATGCGTGAGGTTCAGGATCAAAATGCCGCAAAGGCTTGGTGTTATTCAAAGAGAAAGTTTCTGGACCCATGTTGCAGGGGGTGCCTTTGCTCATCTGCATCTGGGCAGATTTTGTCTGTGATTGTTGCATGAGTATTTTGAGACTGTTGCTGGTAGGCTGGCTGGCTGTGATGGCTTTGTAGAGCTGACTGGACATGTTGGGTGCTTGACTATTCTGCGAGTTGAAGGGGCATCCCTGTGTGGAAGGCTGGGTTCCAGGCTGAGTTGGACCAGCTGAGCTAGggtgttgtttttctgttctgtAAGGAGGCGATGGTCTTGTGGAACCTGATGTTGGGGGTATGCCACTCAGATACGTTGCTTGAGAGCCCTGGACAGCAGAATTTGAGCCTCCAGATGGAGTACTTCCAGGAAGAAGTGGGTTTTGTGGGCTAAAAGGTGGCTGAGCAAGAGCTGGACTGGCAAGCTTTTCTGGTCTATATGGAGGAGAAGGTCCAGCAGATGGGGCTGGAGTTATACTGGAGATGAGAGAGCTTTGAGGACTCTGGATGCTGCTGGCTGGGCTGAAGGGCTGCTGGTGGGGGGATGAATTGGGAAGCTTGTCCCCTGGCCGATAAGGGGGAGATGGACCAGCCCAGGAGGATCCCTGCTGGCCCAGTGACGGCAAACCTGACTGAGCTGGTGGTGGCCCTCCACTGCTGGTGGAGTGGTGCTTACTGTTTGATGCCAACTGCTGAAGTTGCTGCGCACGTGATACTTCACGCCAACTGGAAGTGGACCGATTGGAAAGTGCAGCTGAAAGCATTGGTGATCGAGCTTGATTCTGGCCCtgggaggaagaagaagaaaggggtGATGCTGAAAGTGGGGAAGGGACTGGCTTGGATGGATGGGGCAGGGTATAAGGAGCACCAGTTGGACTAGGGCCCATCTGGGGAGAGCCTGCCTGGGGAAAACCAGGGGATTGGGTGAGGTGGGCTTCCAGGTGAGAAGCTCTTTGTGGGGAACGTTTGGGAGTTCTACTCCCCTCTGGGTGGGCAAAGCTTGCAGCACTACCTGTTTGCTCATCTACCTTGTTTCCTAAGATCTTCTCAATGTCCAGCTCAGGTAAAGAAGGGTCAGGGTTCTTTGTAAGCTCATCCAGAATCTCTTGAAGCTCCTGTTCTACAGAAGAAGCTGCTGAGTTCCCATTTGGATTATAGGTAGGTGCCAGACTTCCTGAGCCTACAGCTGTTGTTCCAGAGTTAGGCTTAGGAGGCATAGTGTAAGGAGAACCCAAACCATTATTGTTACTGTTCAGTCTGTTTCCTTCTAGCCCACTTCCTTGGTTACCCATCCCAGTTCCAGAGGGGAAAGGGTGGTGGGGATAGCTTGGACCCATGGTCAGGGTAACATCCTCAAGACATGGTCGCTTGCTTTGGGCCATCAAGGGATCAGAGACCCCGTTTACTGAAGAAGCACCATCCACAGCCCCAGTCAGCTTCCTCTTCACGCCTGGCAGCTTAGGGAAGAGAGAGATAACACTGTTAGAAACCACATCTGTTCTACTGGCATGTATTGTACTTGTAAAGTTCTGCACAAGGACGTTTTCGGATTACATCTGAAATATCAGACAAGGTACTGGATGAGCACAAAATGCTGTGTTACTCAAAGAGTGGAGTATCTCATTTAACCACCga contains:
- the LOC128610701 gene encoding mastermind-like domain-containing protein 1 is translated as MPPKPNSGTTAVGSGSLAPTYNPNGNSAASSVEQELQEILDELTKNPDPSLPELDIEKILGNKVDEQTGSAASFAHPEGSRTPKRSPQRASHLEAHLTQSPGFPQAGSPQMGPSPTGAPYTLPHPSKPVPSPLSASPLSSSSSQGQNQARSPMLSAALSNRSTSSWREVSRAQQLQQLASNSKHHSTSSGGPPPAQSGLPSLGQQGSSWAGPSPPYRPGDKLPNSSPHQQPFSPASSIQSPQSSLISSITPAPSAGPSPPYRPEKLASPALAQPPFSPQNPLLPGSTPSGGSNSAVQGSQATYLSGIPPTSGSTRPSPPYRTEKQHPSSAE